The Thermococcus sibiricus MM 739 DNA window CCTCAAGGTGAGCTCTTTTATTTCTTTTTCAACTGCATATCAATTACGCTATCTCCTCTGTATCTTTTAAATCCCTCAGAGAACTCAATTTCGGCTTTTATGGTAATTAAAATCGCTTTTGTTCTTTCCAAGGGTATCACAATAAAGTCTAATCTTGTGCTCCTACTCTCTGAAAGCCGAGGTCGGGGATTTCTAATACAGCAGAATTTGGATCATCCTTACTCCTCTGCAATTTTAGAGGATTCCAAGGATATCCATCGGGAGTCTTTAAATAAACTTCCGCACTAACATTTGGTGTTATAACAAGCTTTAGGCTCCTAGTTTTCCATCCATCTCTATGCCACACATGAACTCGGAAAGAAATTACATCCTCTGAGTAATAGCCTCTCTCCATAAGGGAAAGAGTTGCAGCCCTTTCGCCTTTTGAATCATAAAAGTTGGAATGGACTTCATCAGGTTCTCTGACTTCTTCGTTTCTGAGACTTTCGACTGAAAGAGCCTTAACGCTCAATGCACAAACTACAAGCAATAGGATTATGGATATCGGCAGTTTAGAACTTTTCTTCATACCTATCCACCATTAAGTATTTTTATACTTTTGACGTATTTATGTGTTTTCATTGTTAGGTAGTAATGCTCGAGATTTTAGAAAAGCTTCATAGTAGGCTTTTTCCTATCATTTCCTTTGGCTTCTCCACGCCAAAGAACTTCAGTATTGTGGGAGCAATATCATAAAGAGTCGGATTTTCTAAGTTTGCTTTCTCAAAACCCCATAAAATAAGCGGAACCTTTATCACGGGCTTATTTAAAGACCCATGCATGCCTTTTACCCAGTGACTTGGGCCTTTTATTCCATCGCAAAACCTGTGGGAACAGAACCAGTAACCTTCTTTGGCAGAAACAATGAGCTCTCCACTGTTTGGAGTATTTAGGTGTGGTAAGTCCTCTCTGAAAAAGACGTACTTTACACCGGGAGCTCTTTTCAATATTGAATATACCTCCTCGGCTTCTGCGGGGTTTTTTAGATAAACGTGTACTCCTCCCCCAGATGAGACTCTAAGGGTCTCGATGCTATGTTTCTTGAGATAGTTTTTCAGGTTCACCCACGTGTGAACATTTTCCTGCCCGTGATCGGCAAATATTATAAACGCATACTCGTCCCTAAGTCTCTCCCACAAAACGTTTAGTGCTGTATCTACGGTTTCAACGGCTTTCATAGCTTCATCGCTCAAAGGTCCATAATCGTGTTGCATTCCATCAATCGAGCAGAGGTGGACTAAAAGCAAATCGGGTTTGCATTCTTCATAGAGATACAGAGCCGAATTCAAAACCCAGCGATCTTTTCTCCAGTCTCTCCCATATTCTCTATAAAGAGTATCATCATTGAAGAATGGTGGAAAGATTCTAACGTGGGTGCCGCTGAAGGGAGGCATTGTATAGCCACTAACAGAAGCGCTTCTTATTCCCCTTTCTCTGAGAATATCAACTACGGTTTTTGTCGTTATGATCTTGTGGGGATTAAAAGCAATTTCATAGTCGTAGAAATTTACCTTTCTATCAGATATTCTATCGTAATAACCGTTTTCCACAACGCCATGAATCCTCGGAGGAACCCCGGTAACTACGCTTGTATGAACTAAATCCGTAAGTGTGGGAAATATTGACTCAACAACTTCAAAAAATCCTTTCTCTACCAGCTCACTTAAAAACGGCATGTGTTTTAAATTGTAAACTCCACTACCATCGATGCTTATAAGCGCGAGTTTTCTCCTCATAAAGTAAGCTACGAAAAGTGGGTTAAAAAGTTTAACTTTGGTGGAGCTTGAAGTAGGTTGTATCTCTACTATTCCTTTTGGACAACTTCAATCTCTTCCAATTTTGGAAATTCTCTTAAAAGCAATGCATATTGTTTCTCTTCAAGGGCTTCTCTCTTTACTGGAATGACTGTTACGGTATCGGTAAGGGTGGAGTAATCTTTCAGAGATGTGAGGAACTTAAACACCGATTCAAAGCCATTCTCTATCATTAAGTACTCAAAACCATCAATTATGATGCTTTTTGGTCCTTTTTCTGATCTCATAAAAGAGATTAGTTCGTGTGCAAAGCGTTCAAGATTGTGTGGATGAATCGCGTCGGGGACTTCAACTTTTGCTAACCATATAACTGGAACTTCGACTCCTAGTTTTGATTTTAAGTCTTCAGGTTTTTGTCGTGTTATTATGATAGCTTTTCTTCCTTGTAGCAGAGTTTTGCATTTTTCGTAGAATCTTTTTTGCTCTGTTATATAAACTCCTGAGGGAATGATCTTAGCAAGTTTGCCAGGTAATGGTTGAACAATAGGTATAATTCTATATTTTTGAATTAAACTCCTAAACAGCTTTATCCAAGCATAGACTAGAATGATCCCAAAAATGTTTATCAGGAAATTAGCGATGCTATTTAATATCCTAGCAGTTTTTTCATCTACCTCAATGAGACCTGCTCTATCTAAGTTTAGGGGTAGAAAGAATAACTTTGATATAGCATAAATGGCGAAACTAATTATCAACAGGTCATAAAACCGAAGAATATGTTGTGGAGCTCTTTTCTTAAGTTCTCTACGAACTAAGAGGGCCAAAAATACGATAATAAACCGAAGAATTAAATTCCCAATTGCAGCGGCAGCCCCTATTAGATCAGCCATAGTCTATCCCTTCTTGGAAGACTCTCTAGCCGAATAAAGCAATTTTATATTAGGCTTTGGAAGTATATAAAGGTTATCTAAGTTTTAAGTAATAATCGAGGGTTCTCTGCTTTCTCAATTGTAGAATCCAGCTTTTTTCCAGATATTTCTCAAGCTTCAGCTCGAGTAACTTCTTGAGTTCATTAAGGGCTTCTTGGAGTGTGTTAAATCTTCCCACCGGGTTCCCCATGGCCTTTTTGACTCCAACCCTTATCTGCCATACCCCTACTGGGGCATAATACTTTGGGGTTACTTCTCTGAAGACTATTATTCTCGCTTGTCTTCTTCTCTGCCTGAGACTTTCAAGAACACTCAGTCTAGCCGCATAATAAGCCCCGGTAGTCTCTTCAGCGTAGCCTTTAATTCCGCGAAAGTCCTCATAATCGTGAATTACTTTCGGTTCATCACTTCCAAAAAGAGAACCCTTAAGCCATACTTCAAGGAGCTCAAAAGCATAAGTTTCAGGCATTAAAATAACTGCATATCTGTTGCCTAGGAATTCGTGAAAGTAAAGCTCAAATTCATTTATGGGTTCATAATGCAGAATTTCTTTCCTTAGCCTTTTACCTATTGTATCTTGCACCGCCGTGATGCTCCACCTTGTTGGAACGAGCTTTCTGTTGATTCCAAGAAGGCCAGCTGAGAGAAGCCTTATTATGTAATACTCATCAAAGCTCCAGTTATATAGACGCATAATGGCTGTTTCAGCTTTTAACTCGTCATTAACGATGTAGTCCGTTCTTTTTGGAATTTTTGGATTTTCAGTGAGTTCAAAGTCGAGGAGTTCGGCTTTTGGGCCCACAGGAGGTGCAAACTCACTTGGAAGAACTTTTAGAATGGGTCTCTTCTTAAGCAAAATTTCACTATCAACTGGCCTTACTGACATTGCTAGTTCTTGAACTTCACTTAAAATTCTTTCACTCTTTCTAACATTAACATCAGCTTTCATCTCTCCCATCACAAGTAGAGAACGGTAATACAGGATATCTTTAATTCTCTTGTTTTCCCATTTTAGAGGGCTATCGAGGTGGGAAGTGTTCCCCTCGATTGGTGGCACAAGAGGGCCAATTCGAACTTTGGGGTAACCATATTCTCCAACAAAGATGCTGGGGGGAGATGAACCGAAAATATCCCTGCGATTTATTCGCTCCTCTATGGTCTTAGCTACTCTAAATCGTTCGAGAATTGGACAGGTAGGTCGACCACACAGTAGTTTTCTCCCTTTGCAAATAGCACACAATTTTGAGTTAAAGAGCTCCATCAGTTTTAAATAGCGAGGAGGAGTATTTATATCTATCCTCAGCGTTGCCGTTTGCGAAAGATTTAAATACCCTCCCAAACTCCTTAATGTTGAACGTGCCGCGGTAGCCTAGCCTGGTATGGCGTCGGCCTGCTAAGCCGATGGGCGTGGTCCCTCCGGGGTTCAAATCCCCGCCGCGGCGCCAAAAAACTTCTTTGAGTAAAATGCCGGGATAGCCTAGAGGCGAGGCGGCGGACTGCAGATCCGCTTTACGGGGGTTCAAATCCCCCTCCCGGCTCCAGTTTAGAGGTTTTTTAGACCTGAGCCAGTGAGGGGTATTAGAACTTTTGAACCCGTTTCAAAGTATCCCTCTTCTAAAAGGGACTTGAATGCACCATAGGCCGTTGCAGATGTGGGTTCTACCAAAAACCCCATAGAAGTCAATTCTTTTAGGGCACTGCTTATCTCTTCATCGCCAACAGAAATACAAGTTCCTGCGGTCTCCTCTAGGATTTTGAGCATCTGTTCTTTTCGTGGTGGTTCTGGAATTGCTATTCCCTCTGCAAGTTTGCTCTCTTCATGACTTTTTTCACATAAGCTCTCGTAACCTTTTCCCTGAACAGCTATCATTTTGGGGATTTTGCTATTTCCAAGGATATGTAGCTCTTTAAATCCTTTGTAAAGGCCTAAAAATAGGCTTCCACTACCTACAGGAGTCATGGCATAATCTACATTTCCAATTTGTTCATAAACTTCATATGCGGCTACTTTTGTTCCTTCAATGAAATAGGGATTGTACCAGTGGGAGATATACAGGCCCTTCTCGAAGCTTACTGCTTTTTTATGTACTTCCATTCTTGAACCCTTTATTTCGTGGACTTCAGCTTCTAATCGCTTAAGAAGCTTTTTCTTTCCTTCACTTGTGTGATCTGGAATGAAGAGGTGAGCTTTTATCCCCTCGCTTTTTGTAAATAGAGCTAAGCTTAGGGCTGCATTTCCAGAGGAATCCAGAGTTACTTCATTTATTCCATTTTCTTTAAGTTTGGATATTGTTACGTAAGTTCCTCGGTCTTTAAAGGATCCACTTGGCATGAGGTACTCAAGTTTGAAGAAAACTTTAATCCCTTTTATTTCTCTTTCGACGGTTGGAGTTATTGGAAGCCTTAAATGTGGTAGAAATTCTTCCTTTACAGGAATGAAATGAAGGTATCGTCTCACGTCTAAGTATTCTCTCTTAAGTGAAGAGTCAAAATCACCTCCAAATTCTTCGACATAGTCCAAAACCCCTCCACAGTCACACATAATTTTGAAGCCTTTATGCATCTTTCCACATTTCTGGCATCTTAACATAATATCACCCTCTTGTTATATGGGTTTCTTTTATATAGGTCTTTTTCAAAATAATTGTGGGGGTGGCGACATGAAGAAGTTTATGCCTGCAGATAGACCTCAAACTGAAGAAAGGTATCAATATCATATAGCTTGTAAACCTGGAGATGTTGCGAGATATGTGCTCCTTCCAGGTGACCCAGAGAGGGTTCCTAGGATAAGTGCACTTTGGGATGAAGCAAAAGAAATAGCTTTTCATAGAGAGTACAGAACTCACACTGGAAAATACAAAGGGGTGCCGATAAGTGTTGTTTCAACAGGGATTGGAGGACCATCAGCAGCAATAGCTATTGAAGAACTTGCAGCTATAGGGGCTGATACTTTCATTAGGGTAGGTTCTACCGGTGCAATTCAACCCGGAATTGAAATTGGCGATTTGATAATAGCAAAGGCAGCTGTGAGGCTTGAAGGAACATCGAAGCAGTATGTAAGGGCCGAATATCCCGCAAGTGCAGACATTGAGGTCACTTTGGCATTGATTGAAGCTGCTGAAACTTTAGGAGTTAAGTATCATGTAGGAATAACTGCCTCTACTGATAGCTTCTATGTGGGACAAGCGAGACCTGGATTAGATGGTTACTTCCCAAGTTTTGCAAAGCACCTTATAGATGATCTAAGGCAGGCTAAAGTTACGAACTTCGAGATGGAAGCTGCAACACTGTACACTTTGGCGAACATTTATGGCCTCAGAGCTGGCTGTGTCTGTGCAGTCTTTGCGAATAGAATAACGAATGAGTTTGGAAAAGCTGGGGAAAAAGAAGCGACATTGGTTGCAAGTGAAGCTGTCAAAATCCTTCACGAATGGGACGAAGAGAAAGAGAAAAAAGGCAAAAAAGTCTGGTTCCCAAGTTTGAGGAAGCTTTAACCCTTCTTTTTTATTTAATTAAGGAATTCTGGAGTTCTTGAGCTTCAATACTAAATGTCTTTCCATAGTCCTCAAAGTCAATCGATTTTATTACTTGGAAGTGTATTTTCCTTTCCGATAGCAGCACAAGGAAGCTCCTGCTCGAATGTTCCCTGAACTCCTGAAGAATTTCTTCGTTTATAAGTGATGTGTTAATTAAAGTTACCAGTATCCTTTTTTCATTACCAAGGAAAGGTCGTATTATTGTTCCGAAAAACGTTTCTAGGGCCCTAGGATCATCTTCGTAAAGCTTTATAAGCTTCTCAATTCCAACAACAATTCTTATGCCAAACTCATTATCTTCTTCCCTTTGAAACTCTTTAAGAGCTTCCAGATACTGTTCTCTCCATATGGAAATCTCACTTTTTAGCTCTATTCTCTTGAGAATTTTGCCTGTTTTTATTATTCCACCGAATTTAATTACTGGTAAATTTTCTATAAAAGATGAGTCAATACCTGCAAGCTCAAGATGGGCTTTTAAAAGGTGAAGTTGGTCAAGTATGTCAACCAGAAGTACTTTCGTGTTTCTTTGCTTTCTCTGCTTTACATAGTTAATGATGGTGCAGAAGGTAAGGTGAATTGGCTCGGAAGAAGTATGCTCCACCAAGACATCTTCTCCCTTTCTTATTTTTTTAAGCTGATTAAAAATATCTCTCTCAAAAGTTTCCATGTTTCTCGCCCTCCTATGGATTTTGTCATATGAATATTCTAAAATTGAAATAGTTCATCCTATATGGGATACTCATGGGACTATAAAAAGTTTCTTACGAATATTTTTAGGTTATATATAGCATTACTTAAAATGCAAAACCTTTGCCAATATTAGGTAAATAAACTTCAACGAACACAGAAAAAAACACTCCTAATCAAAAGTCCAAAAGCTCCAAGAATGCCCTGCCGTGTTTTAGGCTTGTTGAGTTTACTTGTTTGAGATGCTCTAAAAAAGAAGGTTACTTCTAAAGGAATGGTGCGGGGGACGGGATTCGAACCCGCGTAGCCCTACGGCACCGGATCTTAAGTCCGGCCCCTTTGGCCAGGCTCGGGCACCCCCGCTCATAAGTGAAAGAGCGAGGTTTGATTAAAAAGCTTTCGGTACTAAAGATAAAAAGGTAAAGCTTAAAAAGAAATGTTTGTAAGTGAACACAGTCAAGATCATGGAGGGATTAAAATGGCGAGGTTTCCTGAAGCTGAGGCAAGAATATTTAGGAAGTATATATGTATGAGATGCGGTGCCACTAACCCTTGGAAAGCAGAGAAGTGTAGGAAGTGTGGTTACAAGGGATTAAGAGCAAAAGCCAAAGAACCTAGAGGAGGAGTTGGACGTTAGCTTCATTTGAGCTTTTCTAAAAGCTCTTCTATAAATTTTATTCCTTCTTCGAGGAGCTTTTCTCCCTTTTCAGTGAGTTTGTAATATTTTCTTGAGGGCCTTCCAGTCTCACTTTCTTGCCATTCTGAGGTGACATATCCGTCGTGTTCGAGCTTATAAAGTACAACATAGCTACTTACTGTGGCAGGTTCAAATCCAAAGTTTTCTCTAATTTTGTTTTTAAGTTCATAAGCATACATTGGTCGGTCTTTTAAAAGTCTAAGAATGTACATCCACAGGACTTCTTTTGTTATTTTTTCTTTTAATCTTTCCATAGGGGTTGTCATTTGTATCACCTTCAATGGTGCATATTATTTGAGTTTAAAACTTTTTAGTTGTATAAATATTTTAGCTTTCATAACATTTAAGCATTTTGTAATCAGCGAATCAAGACACAAAAGTATTTAATCCTAAGTTTCTAAAAAGTGAGTGGTGAAGCACCATGAATTTTGACTTTAGTGGAATAATGGGTGATATGAGTATTGGAGCCGTGGTGGGCTTTATAACTGGTTATGCACTTAAAAAGTTCATAAAAATAGTGCTCACATTAATAGGAGTTTATTTATTAAGTCTTTTTTGGCTTCAGCAAAAGGGAGTCATAACTATTAACACCGATGCACTCTTCAATCTTGCAGAAAGTGCGACTACATCAACTTTAACATTGGCAGATAAGGTAGTGGGGATTCTTCCAGGCACAGGGGCCTTTGTCGCTGGATTCTATCTTGGGTTCCGCAAAGGTTAAATCCTGCTTTATTTATTTTCTTTTATGAGCTATGAGAAGAAACTCATGGTGCGGCATTCTATAGCGAGTATAATTGCTCTTGCACTTTTCGGTGCTAGTAGGTTCATTTATAGCGCGGTTATTTCTCGGAGGTTTGGAGTAGAAGTGCTTGGTATAGCAAATTCTCTAATCTCTCAGGCCTTTTTGATTGCAATACCATTAAGCTTTTTTGCAGTTGCTTTGGGCAAGTATGCATCAGAGTTTTTGGCAAAGGGAGAGGATAGTAGAATAAGATCCATAGCCACATGGGGATTTTCATTTCCTTTTTTAGGGATACTTATAGGACCGTTTAATATTTATCTTGCTCTTTTGTCAACCCTGAGAGCATTTCAATTGACATTTAGAAGCTTTATTTATGGCCTCCACAGGGGAGAAGTATATGCTTATACAATGATCTTGGCGTTTTTCTTCTTTCTTGGCGGTTTCATATCTGAGAATTATTATCTTCCTTACATAGTCCTTCTCTTAACTATCTCGCTTTTTGCATTTTTTTATTTAGTTAAGAATGGGCTATTTGGAAGACCAAAAGCTAGAGATTTTAAGCTTCTTGTGAATTATTCTTCTTTTGCATTTCTTGGGACTCTTTCTGGAGTTTTTTTAGTCCAAGGCCCTTATTTTTTGAGTGAAAAACTGGCCAGCCCAAGGGTTGCTGGCATTGTCTCAGCCTCTCTTTCCTCAGCTTTTTTGCTTACTTATCTTCCTCAGGTTTTCCAATCAGCGGTAATGCCCCTTTATTCCTATAAATATGGGAAAGATGAAATGGATTATGTAAAAAGACTCGCCGAGAGTTCTACGAGAATCCTCTCATTTTTTGTGGCCATTATAGTTTTTATTCTCATTCTCTTGGGAAGAGAGATCCTTTCGATAATTTTTGGGTTTAACCTTGGTAATGAATTTTACTTGGCCCTTATGGCAATTGAAACATATATTGCCTATAATCCAAGCATAGTTGCCCTAAACTCAACAAAATACGTGAAATATGGGACTTTTGTGGCACTTTTTGGGGCGTTAGCTTCTTCTATTTTTTGGCTATTGTTGATAGCACCATTTGGAGAATATGGAGCTGTTGGAGGTTTGTTCTCTGGCTACTTAATTATACTTATTGGTACGGCACTTATTTCACGTAAAAAGCTTGGTGTTTCTTTTAATTCTTATTTTCCTTTTGCGACCGCTCTTTTATTCCAAAGTTTGATTTTTATGTCGAAGATAGCTGTTTTAGCCGGGTTCGGTGTATATTTAGTACTTAGGAGAAATGAGATACGGGAGTCTCTGGAAGTTTTTAAATCCCTCTGGATTGAAAGACAATAGAGGTTCTACATTGGAGAGTTCTTAGAAGTGGTGGCGCCCCGGCGGGGATTTGAACCCCGGACCTTGAGGTCCGCAGCCTCACGCCCTATCCAGACTAGGCCACCGGGGCATCCAAGGAAACTTTTGGAGGAGGCCTTATAAAATTTGCCTAACAATATTATTGAGGTGATCTAATGAACAGGCTCAATAAATTTTTGGGATACCTCGAGGAGTACAGTGGGGCATTAATAACTCCGGGAACAAACCTTTACTATCTAACCGGAATTTCTCCTCAGGCAACAGAAGAGAGGCTTTTCCTTTTGGTAATAAACAAAGGGGGTGAAAGCACTCTAATAGCACCCAAATTATATGAAAATGAAGTTGACTGGGAGAGCACAATATTCTGGAGTGATGAGGAAGATCCCTATAAGCTCCTTAAAAAAGTCCTGACGTTGTTAAACTTAACGAGTGGTAGAATTCTGGTGGAGGATACAATGAGGGCGAGCTTTCTGATTAACATTGAGAAGCTTTTGAGAAACTACGAGCTTGTCCCCCTAAGCAATGTTACTAGGGAAATGAGAATGAGAAAAGACGAAGAAGAAATAAAGTTGATGAAAAAAGCAGCTCAGATAGCGGATGAAGTTTTCTATGAGATGATAAGTAGAGGCCTGGATGGCAAAAGTGAGAAGCAGGTGGCACTGGAGATTGAGTTTTTGATTCGAGAAAAGGGCGATGGGATCTCATTTGCTCCTATAGTTGCAGCTGGTGAAAATGCAGCAAATCCTCACCATACTCCCAGTGAGAGGAAAATAAGACGTGGAGACATTGTGGTGCTCGACTTTGGAGCAAAATACAGAGGATACTGCTCAGATATAACACGAACCGTAGCAATTGGAGAGATTAATGAAAAACTCAGAGAGGTGTATGAAGTCGTTAGAGAGGCCCAAGAAAGGGCTTTTCAAACGGTTCGCGAGGGAATAAGGGCTAGGGAAGTTGATAGTGTAGCGAGAGAATACATATCGGCCAAAGGTTATGGAGAGTATTTCATTCATAGGACAGGCCACGGTTTGGGCCTGGATGTTCATGAAGAACCTTACATAGGCTCAAAAAATGAAAGGGTGCTCGAGAGGGGCATGACATTCACCATCGAACCCGGAATTTATATCTCCCAGCTTGGAGGAGTGAGGATAGAGGACGATGTTGTGGTAGAAGGGAAAAAAGGGAGAAGACTGACGAATGCAGAGAGAGAGTTAATAAAGCTTTGAACCTCCTACATACGCTTCCAGAACTTTTATATTTTTCAGTTCCCTTTCCTCCACCTCAAAGGGGTCTTTATCAACAATAATAAAGTCTGCGAGTTTCTCCTCTTCAAGTGTCCCGAGCTCATTTTCGGAATGCATTATGTACGCGGAGCCATAGATGTAAAGATGCAGGGCTTCTTCAAGAGATACGCACTCTTCTTCTGTGTATTTGTAGGTCTCAATGCCCTCGAATTTCCCCCTAGTTACCGCTGCATACACCGTCTCCCACGGGTTTACTACCTCTATTGGAGAGTCTGTCCCAAAGCCTATTGGAATGCCTTTTTTGAGCATGCTGTTAAATGGGTAAATCCACTTGGCCCTCTCTTTTCCAACTCTCTGCACGGCCCACCAGTCACTTATCACGAATCTCGGCTGCACCGAGACCACAACCCCAAGTTTTTTCATTCTCTCTATCTGATCCTCTCTGATAATTGAAGCATGCTCTATGCGGTATCTCTCTTCCCCAAATTTTTCATAAATGTCCAGCACCATGTCAATGGTTCTATCCCCTATTGCATGGACTGCCATTTGGAGACCTAGTTGTTGTGCTTCTTGAACGATTGTTTCTAGCTCTTCTTTGCTTATATTGGGATGGCCGCTTGTAGGAGCATCTTCATAGGGTTTAGAAAGCCATGCTGTTCGAGCTCCAAGGCTCCCATCAGCAAGAATCTTTATCCCCATGATCTTTACCCTCTTACTTCCAATATTTTTAGTAAGGCCAAGTTTTTTCAATTCCTCAAGAAGGGAGGGATTGAGGTATACAAACACCCTAATAGGGAGCTTTCCTTCGCTATCTAATTCCAAAAGTGCCCTAAGGCTTTTTTCGTTTACACTCACGAAGCCAATGCTTGTAACTCCTTGAGAGAGCGCAAACTTGGCTCCTTCTTCAATAAATTGTTTGTAGTCTTCAATCGTTAGATTTTGGTTGATTACATCTCTAACCCTCTCTAAAGCGTTTTCTTTTACTATTCCCCTTTCCAGATCTACGTCTTCCCCTTCCTCAAGCCCTATGAGCTCAATTGCCTTTGTGTTTAGAACCGCCGCATGGAAGCATGTACGAGACAGAAATACCGGCCGGTCTTTAATAACCTCATCTATGTCTTCCTTTGTTGGATATCGCCCCAAATCTTCTTGGTCCCATCCGAAGCCGAGAATCCATGTTGTCTTCACGCTTTCTGCATATTTTTTGAGCTTTTCCTTAAACTCATCGATACTAGTTGTTCCATTGAGATCCAACATGTGCAGAGACTGACCGAGGGAGTTTAGGTGCGTATGAGAATCTATAAACCCCGGCAAAATCGTTTTTCCTTGAAGGTCTATTATCTCTCCTCCAAGTTCTTTGACAATTTTGGTAGCTTTTTTGCTATCTCCAACATAGAGTATTTTCTCATGTGCTATTACAATTCCATCTGCAACTTTCTTTGGTTGAAAAGATGTGTAGATTTTTCCGTTGACAAAGGCATGGATCAATTTACTCACCCATAATTTTTTCATTATTTTATTTATATCATTGATGGTGGGGAAAAAGTCTTAAAGAGTGAGATTAATAATGAAATAACCGATGACGAGCGGTTTCGGAACTGAAGGGTGATGTGACCAGCTATCGCTGAGGCTCATATTTATAAATTCGGTCGGTAATCATAAGCCCGGTGAAGATAAATGTTCGGGAAACTTAAGGAAAAATTAAGCTTATTCGTTGATAAAGTTGCTCAGACTGAAATAAGCGAAAAGGACGTTGAGAATGCCCTTTGGGACCTTGAACTGGAACTCTTAGAGGCAGATGTTGCATTGGAAGTCGTAGATGAGCTCAAGGAGAGAATAAAGGAAAAGCTTGTGGGCCAAAAGGTTAAGATAGGTACTAACAAAAGGAATATTGTTGAAAACGCTGTTAGAGATGCTGTTTTGGAAGTTTTAACCCCTGAAAGGCATATAGATCTTTTGGAAATGATAAAGTCAAAGGAAGAAAAGCCATTTGTAATAGTTTTTGTAGGGTTCAATGGAGGCGGAA harbors:
- a CDS encoding DUF835 domain-containing protein — protein: MADLIGAAAAIGNLILRFIIVFLALLVRRELKKRAPQHILRFYDLLIISFAIYAISKLFFLPLNLDRAGLIEVDEKTARILNSIANFLINIFGIILVYAWIKLFRSLIQKYRIIPIVQPLPGKLAKIIPSGVYITEQKRFYEKCKTLLQGRKAIIITRQKPEDLKSKLGVEVPVIWLAKVEVPDAIHPHNLERFAHELISFMRSEKGPKSIIIDGFEYLMIENGFESVFKFLTSLKDYSTLTDTVTVIPVKREALEEKQYALLLREFPKLEEIEVVQKE
- a CDS encoding DUF257 family protein is translated as METFERDIFNQLKKIRKGEDVLVEHTSSEPIHLTFCTIINYVKQRKQRNTKVLLVDILDQLHLLKAHLELAGIDSSFIENLPVIKFGGIIKTGKILKRIELKSEISIWREQYLEALKEFQREEDNEFGIRIVVGIEKLIKLYEDDPRALETFFGTIIRPFLGNEKRILVTLINTSLINEEILQEFREHSSRSFLVLLSERKIHFQVIKSIDFEDYGKTFSIEAQELQNSLIK
- a CDS encoding alkaline phosphatase family protein; translated protein: MRRKLALISIDGSGVYNLKHMPFLSELVEKGFFEVVESIFPTLTDLVHTSVVTGVPPRIHGVVENGYYDRISDRKVNFYDYEIAFNPHKIITTKTVVDILRERGIRSASVSGYTMPPFSGTHVRIFPPFFNDDTLYREYGRDWRKDRWVLNSALYLYEECKPDLLLVHLCSIDGMQHDYGPLSDEAMKAVETVDTALNVLWERLRDEYAFIIFADHGQENVHTWVNLKNYLKKHSIETLRVSSGGGVHVYLKNPAEAEEVYSILKRAPGVKYVFFREDLPHLNTPNSGELIVSAKEGYWFCSHRFCDGIKGPSHWVKGMHGSLNKPVIKVPLILWGFEKANLENPTLYDIAPTILKFFGVEKPKEMIGKSLL
- a CDS encoding FUN14 domain-containing protein yields the protein MNFDFSGIMGDMSIGAVVGFITGYALKKFIKIVLTLIGVYLLSLFWLQQKGVITINTDALFNLAESATTSTLTLADKVVGILPGTGAFVAGFYLGFRKG
- a CDS encoding PadR family transcriptional regulator — translated: MTTPMERLKEKITKEVLWMYILRLLKDRPMYAYELKNKIRENFGFEPATVSSYVVLYKLEHDGYVTSEWQESETGRPSRKYYKLTEKGEKLLEEGIKFIEELLEKLK
- a CDS encoding Nre family DNA repair protein — encoded protein: MMELFNSKLCAICKGRKLLCGRPTCPILERFRVAKTIEERINRRDIFGSSPPSIFVGEYGYPKVRIGPLVPPIEGNTSHLDSPLKWENKRIKDILYYRSLLVMGEMKADVNVRKSERILSEVQELAMSVRPVDSEILLKKRPILKVLPSEFAPPVGPKAELLDFELTENPKIPKRTDYIVNDELKAETAIMRLYNWSFDEYYIIRLLSAGLLGINRKLVPTRWSITAVQDTIGKRLRKEILHYEPINEFELYFHEFLGNRYAVILMPETYAFELLEVWLKGSLFGSDEPKVIHDYEDFRGIKGYAEETTGAYYAARLSVLESLRQRRRQARIIVFREVTPKYYAPVGVWQIRVGVKKAMGNPVGRFNTLQEALNELKKLLELKLEKYLEKSWILQLRKQRTLDYYLKLR
- a CDS encoding pyridoxal-phosphate dependent enzyme; this encodes MLRCQKCGKMHKGFKIMCDCGGVLDYVEEFGGDFDSSLKREYLDVRRYLHFIPVKEEFLPHLRLPITPTVEREIKGIKVFFKLEYLMPSGSFKDRGTYVTISKLKENGINEVTLDSSGNAALSLALFTKSEGIKAHLFIPDHTSEGKKKLLKRLEAEVHEIKGSRMEVHKKAVSFEKGLYISHWYNPYFIEGTKVAAYEVYEQIGNVDYAMTPVGSGSLFLGLYKGFKELHILGNSKIPKMIAVQGKGYESLCEKSHEESKLAEGIAIPEPPRKEQMLKILEETAGTCISVGDEEISSALKELTSMGFLVEPTSATAYGAFKSLLEEGYFETGSKVLIPLTGSGLKNL
- the udp gene encoding uridine phosphorylase, with the protein product MKKFMPADRPQTEERYQYHIACKPGDVARYVLLPGDPERVPRISALWDEAKEIAFHREYRTHTGKYKGVPISVVSTGIGGPSAAIAIEELAAIGADTFIRVGSTGAIQPGIEIGDLIIAKAAVRLEGTSKQYVRAEYPASADIEVTLALIEAAETLGVKYHVGITASTDSFYVGQARPGLDGYFPSFAKHLIDDLRQAKVTNFEMEAATLYTLANIYGLRAGCVCAVFANRITNEFGKAGEKEATLVASEAVKILHEWDEEKEKKGKKVWFPSLRKL
- a CDS encoding 50S ribosomal protein L40e; protein product: MARFPEAEARIFRKYICMRCGATNPWKAEKCRKCGYKGLRAKAKEPRGGVGR